The Chloroflexota bacterium sequence CACCCGGGGGTAGTCTTCTTCACTGTGGGCCAGCGCCACGGTCTTGGCGTGAGCTCCTCCCGCCCTTTGTATGTCCTGCGGATAGAAACGGGGGCAAACCGGCTGGTGGTGGGGACGGAGGAGGGGCTCTACTCGCCGGAGTTGGTGGCGGGCCAGCTTTCCTGGGTGACCGGGCCCCCTCCTGGGCCGGTGGAGGCCTGTATCCGCTACCGCTCCCCTGCCGTCCCCGCCCGTATAGAGATAGTGGGGGATAAAGCCCGGGTCCTCTTCTCCCAGCCCCAGAGGGCCATCGCCCCGGGCCAGGCGGTGGTGTTTTATCGGGGAGAAGAAGTCCTGGGGGGAGGGATTATGGAGGCATGAACCCCACCCGGGCAGAGGAGGTCCAGCTCTACTCTCAGGGGGTGGAGCTGGTAGCTGGGGTGGATGAGGTGGGGAGGGGTGCCCTGGCCGGACCGGTGGTGGCGGGGGCGGTCATCTTCGCCTCCTCTCTTAGGGTTCCCTGGGAGAGACTGGTCAGGGATAGCCAGGAGCTCCGGCCCCGGCAGAGGGAGGAACTGGAGCCGCTGATAAGGGGCGAAGCCCTGGCGTGGGGGCTGGGGGAGGTGCCCGCCCAGGAGATAGACCGGATAGGCATCCTCCCCGCCACCCGCCTGGCCATGAGGCAGGCGTTGGAGGCCCTGGGGGTCCCCCCCCAGTTCGTCCTCATAGACGGCATCAAGCTTCCCGAAGTCCCTCTACCCCAGAAGCGCCTCATCCGGGGGGACAAGCTCTGCTTTTCTATTGCCTGCGCCTCCATCCTGGCCAAGGTCTACCGCGACGGCCTCATGGTGGGGCTGGACCGGGAATACCCGGGCTACGGCTTCGCCCGGCACAAGGGCTATGGCACCGCCCACCACCAGCAGTGTCTTCTGGAAAGGGGCCCATGTCCCCTCCACCGGCGCTCCTTCGCCCCCCTGAGGCCCCTTTGAAGAAGAAAGAGCTGGGGGCCCTGGGGGAGAAGGCAGCCAGGGCCTTCCTGGAAAGGCGGGGCTATAAGGTCCTGGAGACCAACTTCCGCTCCCGGGAGGGGGAGATAGACATCATCGCTCTCCAGGGGGAGGTGGTGGTCTTTGCCGAGGTGAAGACCCGCACCACTCATGCCCTGGGGGCCCCCCAGGAGGCGGTAACCCCCCGCAAACTGGAGAGGATAAGAAACCTGGCCCTGGAGTACCTGGCCACCCACCCCCACCTTCCCCCCGACTGGAGGATAGATGTGCTGGCACTGGATATGGACGCGGGGGGGAGGATAAAAAGCCTGGACCTGATAGAGAATGCGGGGGGGTGGTAAGACTCTTTACCCCTGGGCTCGGGGCGTGATAGAATGTGCCCAGAATGCCCATCTACGAATACTGCTGCCTGAGCTGCGGCAAGAAGCACGCCCTGCTCCTCAAGCAGGCCGGCGAAAAAGGCCCCTGCCCCGACTGCGGGGGAG is a genomic window containing:
- a CDS encoding ribonuclease HII, producing the protein MNPTRAEEVQLYSQGVELVAGVDEVGRGALAGPVVAGAVIFASSLRVPWERLVRDSQELRPRQREELEPLIRGEALAWGLGEVPAQEIDRIGILPATRLAMRQALEALGVPPQFVLIDGIKLPEVPLPQKRLIRGDKLCFSIACASILAKVYRDGLMVGLDREYPGYGFARHKGYGTAHHQQCLLERGPCPLHRRSFAPLRPL
- a CDS encoding YraN family protein; translation: MKKKELGALGEKAARAFLERRGYKVLETNFRSREGEIDIIALQGEVVVFAEVKTRTTHALGAPQEAVTPRKLERIRNLALEYLATHPHLPPDWRIDVLALDMDAGGRIKSLDLIENAGGW